Genomic window (Ruminococcus flavefaciens AE3010):
TACTATTACTCGAGATATCCATCTCGCCTCACATTTTGAAGCTTGTTCGCATATTATACATTTTTGTTCCTATCAAGTAGGAATTATCGCACTTCGACCGAGCAGGTTCATATAAGCACAATTACCAATATTACGCTCGAGTAGGAAGCGTCATTGAGCCGCCGACCTCTTACATCAACTAATGTACTTTCCGGTACACTATGTAAAATCCACCTGACATCCAACATAATATATTAGATACCTCAAATTTCGTGGAATCTGCGACTTACTTAGAATAATCTCTAATTTTAGTGGTGTAGTTGGATAGAACGAGCCGGAGACTCCATAAGAAGCTAAGATACTCTTAGAGCTTTCAAGTGCTACGAAGAATTTTCAAATAGATTGTAATGGTTATAATTTCTATGTTGAATAAAATATAGCTTTACCTTTTTTAATAAGCCGCTTGTTCTTTTATGGAAACCGCCCAATAACATACCACCCATAAATGAAGTATCCCCGAGCAGTAGCTCGGGGATTTCTTATCACTTTTTTCATCCTACTATTGCCATTTAGTTCATAGCGCTATCAGCATCATATGCACTTTCAATTTCACACGCACAGTTCTTACTACATTTGCAAGATAACAGAAAAGCCTGTATGTAGCGTTTTCTACTAAATACAGGCTTTTAATTCTGGCGGACAGAGCGTGATTCGAACATTCATCACTCTCATATGCAATTACTATTCTTTTGCAAATATACGCATAATATCACTCCACGGGAAGGTCAATGAATGTTGGCTCATGCTTAGCAGCACGAACATATTTAAGCATATCCTCTCGGAGCAGGCGTAATGTTGAAGTATTTATGCCAGGGTGTCCACAGATGTACTCATCGTTCATAAGATCATTATCAATAACGAGCTGGATATTGTTATCAGTATCAAATATCAGTTCAAGGGCCGAAACTGAGCCCGGAACTGTATGCAAGTATTCCTGCATCTTATCAGCTTCCGCAAAGGATAGACGGGCACAGTTGAGCTGAGAGGTCAGAAACTTGGTCTTGAATGGCTTGTCACCTGGCATAAGCAGCATATAGAAGCTGGTTTTCTGACGGTTGCAGAGGAAGAGATTCTTGCAGATCTTAGCCCCAAGAACAGATTCTATCAGCAGGCAGTCCTCCATAGTATCTGCATGGTCATGGTCGGCTCTCTTGTATTCAATACCAAGAGAGTCAAGCTTATCATATATAGCCATTTCAGCTTCGGAACGCTCATCTGTTGGTCGTCCGCTGTAAAGAGTGTTATCTATATTCATTTCAATGCTCCTTTCACCATTTTTCACGCATAAGGAAATCGGCTATATGCACTATCTCGATACCGTTATCGTTGCCTAAAGCGAGTGGGTCGCGGCAAACTACATATTTATGGTAGTGATCCTTTATATCCATAAGGTTAGCAGTTTCACGGTCAGAGCCGTCGGGAAGATGAACGCAGACCTGAACGTATATCCTTTCATCTCTGCGAACTGCAACAAAATCGATCTCCTTGGTATTGTTCTTTCCAATATAGACATCATACCCCCTGCGCTTCATTTCGAGGTACACTATGTTCTCAAATACAGCTGAAAGCATTTTTGTATCGAAGCCCATCTGACTGTACTTGATAGAAATATCGGAAAGATAATATTTTTCCTGAGTTTTGAGTACAGCTTTGCCCTGAAGGTCGTAGCGCTGACAGGGATAAATGATAAACGCTTCAACGAGCCATTTCAGGTAGTTGTAGATAGTTTCGACAGAAAGACTGCGATTCTCGCTTTTTAGGAACTTCACTATCGTATTAGCCGAAAAGGTCATACCAACGTTTTCAATCACATAACGAACAACTCTGTCAAAGAGTTCCTTATTGCGTATCTTGTGACGTTTAGAGATATCTCTGGTAATGACAGAAGCATATATGCCATCAACAATTTGATATGCAGACTTAGTATCAAAGTTACTGATACCAACAAGGGGGAATCCTCCATACTGTACATATTCATCGAACATATCCCTTGCCTGAGACACATCTTTATTTTTAAATATCAGGTACTCACGAAGCGAAAGCGTATAAACGGGGATAGTCACATATCTACCCGTTAGGTATGTGGATATTTCACTCGACATCAGCTTGCTGTTCGAACCGGTGACATATATATCAACGTCGCTGTTTTCAAGAAGGTCATTAATGACCTTCTCCCAGCCTTTTATTTCCTGTAATTCATCAAGGAGCAGGTAACAGCGTCCTTTATCAGAAATTACAGTTTTTATATCTGCGTACATCTCCTTAGCAGAGAAGTCCTCGTACATGATCTCGTTATATCTGCGCTCAATGATGTTTTCTTTTGAAACTCCACGCTTTGTTAGTTCATCAGCTACCATTTCAAGTATAGTGGATTTGCCGCAGCGACGTACTCCGGCGAGTATCTTTACAACAGGAGAATCTATAAATGGCTCTATTGCATTAATGTAATCAAATCTAAGAATCATAATATCAGTCGAGTAGACAGTCTCGACACTCCTTTCAAAATATTTCAAGTGAAAGGCTTGCCTACTGCCCCTCACGGAACCGTACGTGCAGTTTTCCTGCATACGGCTCTTCAAACAGTCATTGGATTCCAGTTCCAAATATCGGTAATCAAATTAGGTTCAGAAATGTAGTAGTTCCACACTCTTAGATACTTTTCGTATCTGAATTTCCCCTTTTGGTCTCTTCTGTTCAGCATTCGATAAGTTCCGCGCTTTAGATATTTCCAAAAGTTTGCCTCCAAGGCTGTGTACCGGCTGCTTGCTATGCTTTACCGGGTTCAGATTTTCACCAAACTATATTATCTGCACCGAACTGGCGCACCCTCTGTTATACTATTATACCCAAAATAGTTGTAGTAGTCAAGAGTTTTTTCTTGTATAATAGAAATACCTAATATAATTTGATGATTTTTCGGTATAAAAAAGAGTAATCCATCATATTACTGAGTCAAGTACTCATATCATTATCGAAACAGTAAAGATAATATCATTCAGCTCTGCACTGACCGTCCAACCAAGCCTGTCACATAACAGTTTCAACACGTACAGCCCGAATTTGCTACGGCTGCAATTCGTGCGTCAATATGGTAAAATGGCTCGAACACTCTGTCAATATCAAGTGAAGCACTGTCCGAAAGGGTATGATAAAGCTTACATAATTTTGTCACAAATTATTTGTGATAAAATCAACAAATACTATTGACAAATATAATCTTAGATGCTAAACTGTACTTAATTATTATAACAAACCTACAGTTCAAGAAAGTTTGAGGTGCAATTTTATGAAATGTGAGAACGGTATCTTTGAATTAGACAAAAGTGATAAAACTAAAGAACTATGGGAAAGCTCCGCAGACACTAGAAAATTATATGAAAAAGTTGGTAATTTCGAAGATATTTTTTTCGATATGATCTTTCAGCAAGGAAGTTTAACTGAAAAGATGATTAGGTGCCAAATTAATGGCATTGACAATGTAATTGATCTTCCTAATGAACTTAATTATTTTATGTATTGTATGTTTCGTTTTGCTGTTGAGCCATTAGAGGGATGTAACGGCAAGTATGATATTTGGGAGCAAAAGATGTTTATAAGTCCAGAATGTTTAGAAGAGGATAGTGTAATTCTTCATGAAATGATACATCTTCATGAAAGCGTACTAATGACATTACCAATATACTATCACGAAGCCGTTATGTATTGTTTACTAACAGACCTATCTTCAAAAATATCAAACTTAAATGATATACTCGAAATCTGCACGCATATATTTAGTTGTGAACAAATTTCTGAAGAAGGAGGCTTACATGATATGCTTTTCCTTTTAAAGAGTTTAGATATTGATTTGAGATTTGGTTGGGAATTAGGCACAACATATGGCTATGATATGATTGATAGCATAAAAAATATTTAATCAATAAACTCAATAAATAACAAGTGGCTTGACTATAACTGTCAGCCGCTTTTATTTTATCTGTAACCTGATTCAAGGCGGTGGTTATCAGATACCGTCGTGATACGTGACGTTAAATAATATCATTCAAGAAAAATAAAAGGGGTAGTAAATGCTGCTCCCTTTATTCTGTCTTGTTCTTAGTAACATTTAAGTACTCGCTACTAAGCTGTTACTCTAAAATTGAAAAATCATGACCTAGATATTTATCAGAATAATGTTAGGACAGATAAGTTCAAAGGCAGAAAAAACACTTGATACATAAAACAGAATACTTATTTACAAAAAATATGTTTTTGACTAATTATTATTGCCCGAATAAACAACCCAATTATACAGCATTAACAAAAAAAACCTTAAATTTTCAGCTAGTAAAAATACACAAAATACATTGAATTCTAATGTGAACTACGCTATAATAAGTTTATCATTAAATACAGAGAGGGGTATTTTTATGAAATATTTTAAAAAATTAGGAGGACTGGCTTCTGCTTTGCTTCTGGTAACAGCACTCCCGTGTGCAACCGCTCCTGCAACAGCAGCACAGAATGCGGACGGATTGTGCATAAACGAGGTCTGTACTCAAAACAAGAACAGCTTCACCGACAGTCTCGGAAGAGCCTCAGACTGGATAGAGCTTTTTAACGGTAGCAATTCTGACATTGATCTGACCGGATTTGGATTTTCAGATAGTGTAGATACGCCGATGAAATATGTCTTTCCATCAGGAACTGTGATAAAAAAAGGTGCTCATCTGCTTATTGTTGCAAATAAAAATGCAGATGGTATGACTGAACTGAATACCGGCTTCGGACTCAGCAAGTCAGGTGAAACACTTATGCTTTCAGCTCCTGATGGAAACATGGTTCAAAAGCTTGATGTGCCAGCTCTTGCATAGGATGAAACATATGGATGTTCACCCGATGGAAGTGAAAGCTATTCGGTTATGGCTCCGACTCCTGCCTCCGCTAATAGCTCTTCGCCTGCTGAACCTGTTTTTTCACTGGAATCGGGCTTTTACAGTGTAAACGATGTAAAGGAACTATCTATAACTTCGTCTGATGCAGTATACTACACTCTTGACGGCTCAGATCCTACGACTTCTTCTACTGCAAAGCTGTACAGTGGTACGATACCTATGTACGACAGGAGTGCTGAGGATAACGTGTACAGCAAATATCAGCATGAGGAAAACAGTCCATATTCTGTGACACTGAAGCAAAGATATGACGCCAATCCCGAGAAGTTCGACAAGGCAACAATAGTAAGAGCAGTCTCAAAGTCGGCTGACGGTACTTTCAGCCGCGTTACGACAAAAACGTACTTTGTCATGAGTGATGAAAAGCTGGCATACTACTCAAATATTCCTGTAGTGTCCCTGGTTACAGATCCCGACAACCTTTTCGACAAAGATAAAGGTATCTATATTGCAGGTCAGCAGTACCTCGACTGGAAAAACAGTTCTAAGTACGATTCACGAAAAAGCGAATGGGATACGGATAATGTTGCGAATTTCTTTTCAAAGGGAAAAGGATGGGAGCGAGAAGCTGATATTACATATTTTAAAAACGGAGATCTTGGCTTCACACAGAAAATGGGCATACGCATAAAAGGAGCTTCTACCAGGAATAGTCAGACCAAGAGCTTCAATGTTTATACAAGGAGCGAATACGGTGATTCAAAGCTTGACTACAAACTGATAGATGATAATTATTCAGTCATAGACGGCAAAACTGTAAAGAGATATGATTCATTCAGTCTCAGAGCTGTTGCATGGGTGGACAGAATGAGAGAACGTGTGGTACATTCATCTCTCCGCGATATTCCTACACTTGCCACCTATGACAGCGACAGGTGTATGCTGTTCATTGACGGCGAACTATGGGGAATGTACGAGATAACTGAAAGAGCTTCTGATTATTACATACAGTCTAATTACGGTATACCTGCCGAAAATGTTGTTATGATAAAAAACGGAGAGGTCGAAGAAGGCACAGAAAGCGACCTTGAGGAGCTCGAAACCATCGAAGAGTTCTGCAAGACCCATGACCTTTCCGCTGCCGACAACTATAACTACGTAATATCCAAAATAGACGCTGAAAGCTTTATTGACTGCTACTGTGCAGGTCTGTATCTCGGTACATGGGACTGGCCGAATTACAACTATCTCATGTGGAGAAACCGCGGTGAAGTAATAGAAGGCAATCCCTACAGCGACGGGAAATGGCGTTTCGGCTCATTTGACTTTGATTATTCTGTAGGACTTACCTATCAAAGCTTCGGAGGAGTTGAGGGCTATCAATATGACAGCTTCCGCAAAATGGATAACGCAAAAAAGGATATGCCGACCTCCATATTCATTGCTATGCTGGCTAATCCTGAGTTCAAACAACAGTTTGCAGACAGATTCTATTCCTATGCGTATTCTGTATTTGAACCCTCAAAAATGATCGCAGAGCTTAACGACGAGGAAGACAGATATATGGACTATATGACCTTGACAGCATGGCGCTGGAACAGCGGCAGACCACGCTCGGACTACAACAGCTATCTTTCTGAGCAGAAAAGCTACTATCACAATGAAATGGAGAAAATGCGTACTTTCTTCAACAAACGAGCAGAGTATGCTATTGAGGATATGCAGAATTATCTTGGTGTCTCAAAGAACAGCGCAACTATTACCGTTACAAAACAAGGAATGGGAGAGCTCTCCGTTGAAAATGCGGATACTGCTTTTTCGGGCAATGTCTGGACGGGTTCCTTTGAGAGCGGGAAAAAGGTAACTATCACAGCAAAGCCTGCCGATGGATATGTTTTTTCAGGCTGGTCTGGAAATGTAAGCTCTGATTCCGCAACAATAACAGTTACCGCTGACAAGGCAGTCTCACTGATCTGTACATTCAAAAAAACAGAGTATGAACAGGGAGATATAAACATGGACGGAACAATAAATGCAGCAGATCTGGTTCTTATGAGCAAATATCTCCTCGGAACCGAAGACTTCACCAAGGAGCAATTCAGATTATCTGATATGAACAATGACAAAACAGCTGATATATTCGATCTTGTACGTTTGCGCAAGGAGTTGCTGAAATAGTATTTTCATAACAAGGGGGAATAATAATGATCATCGACATTTCACAGGAGATCTTTTCATCCAAGGTTTATCCGGAAGATCCGTGTCCTCATATGGTACGGCATCTCAGCATTGAAAAAGGCGACTTATGTAATCTTACGGAGTTTTCAATGTGTGCACACAACGGAACTCACGTCGATGCGCCGTACCATTTTATAAATGGCGGAAAAACTATTGACGAAGCAGGACTTGAGCCTTTTGTGGGAGACTGCTTTGTAGCATATCACAACGGCGATGTTACAGCAAGTGACGCATCTATGATACTTGAAAAAGCTGAAACATCAGGTGCTTCACAGCGTATACTAATTGCAGGAAAAGCAACAGTAACTGCAGAGGCGGCACAAGTATTTGCTGACAAAGGGATACTTCTGCTCGGTAACGAAAGCCAGACTGTCGGGCCTGAAAATTATCCAAAAGAAGTTCATCTTATTCTTCTTGGTGCAGAAGTGGTACTTCTTGAAGGAATTGTTCTGAAAAATGTTGATGAGGGGCGTTATTTTCTGAATGCTGCTCCCCTTAATCTAGGCGGCTGCGATGGAGCACCTTGCAGAGCATATCTTATTAAGTAAAAAACGGAGGAAATACAAATGGAATTTAAGGAAGTAGTAAAAAATCGTTATTCATGCAAAAAATACAGTGATAAACAAGTTGAAAGTGAGAAGCTTACAGCAATTCTCGAGGCAGGACGTCTTGCTCCTACAGCTAAAAATCTGCAGGAGCAGCATATATACGTGGCTCAATCCGCTGATAACCTTGCAAAAATAGACGAGCTGACACCATGCCGTTATGGTGCCCCAACAGTACTTGTTGTTGCATTTAATAAGAACGAGGTATTTACATATCCTGGCGGAAAGCGTGATTCAGGTGTGGAAGATGCAACGATCGTTGCAACGCATCTCATGCTTGCAGCTGCAAACGAGGGCGTAGACAGCTGCTGGCTGAATTACTTTGATCCCGATAAGATGGCAAAAGCTCTCGGGTTGCCTGATAATGAAGAAGTTCTGATGCTTCTTGATCTCGGATATGCTGCCGACGGAGCTGGTCCCCTGCCCAACCATGACAGCAGAAAGCCAATTGCTGATACAGTTACCTATCTGTGATAACGGGAGATATGACATTATGAAGATAATTAACATTTTCAATGGACCTCAGAATGCTTCAGTAATAGTACAAGGCTGTATGAGAATGCCTGCGCTTACAAAGGAAGAGGCAGCAAAGTCGATTCGTACCGCATACGATGCAGGCGTGAACTTCTTCGACCATGCTACCTGTTACGGAAACGGTGAAGCTGAGGTGCGTTTCGCTGAAGCACTTCCGCTTACGGGAATAAAACGCGAGGATATATTCATCCAGAGCAAGTGCGGCATTTATCCCGAAAAAGAAGAATTTGACTGGACAAAAGAGAGTATTCTTGCAAGTGTTGACGGTATTCTCAGCAGACTGCATATTAACTACCTTGATACCCTGCTGCTGCACCGCCCCGATCTCCTTTTTGATCCCGAAGAAGTTGCAGAAGCCTTCGACTGCCTTGAAAAAGCAGGAAAGGTTCGTTGGTTCGGTGTAAGCAACCTTATGCCTATGCAGACAGAACTTCTGAATAAATATGTACGTCAACCTCTTGTTATCAATCAGCTCCAGTTATCCTTGGAACAGTCACAACTCATCGACCAGGCATTGTATCTTAACAACAAAACTACGGATATGTCGGTGAACCGTGACGGAAGTGTACTTGATTACTGTCGTCTGCATGATATCACTGTACAGGCATGGTCTCCGCTTCAGATTGGAATGTTCGGCGGAACATTTATAGATAATTCAGATTATCCCGAGCTTAACAAGGTACTTTCTGAAATAGCAGAGCGCGAAAACGTATCAAAGGCAGCTGTTGCTGTTACGTGGATACTTCGACACCCTGCAAAAATGCAAACAGTGATAGGCACTATGAATCCTGTGCATATCAGTGAGATCTGTGAGGCTGCAAATGTAAAGCTGTCTCATAATGACTGGTACAGGCTTTATCTTGCGTCAGGAAAGTTTCTTCCATAATTTGCGTTAAATATTTTTGTAGTATAACAAAACAGAATATCCTTTGCATATATTAGTGTAAAGTCGATAGAAGAATTTCTGAAGGAATTATATACTTGATTTATACGCTTAAATATAAAAAGGCTCTGTGTTAAGTAAGTGTCAAAACTTTCTTAAACACAGAGCCTCGTCTTATCTCCGGTCGTAAATATATTATTTAGAAGAATAGCTCTCAGGAAGCGTGTTCAACAGGAGCTGTTGCAGGCGCAGTCGTAGTTATACCTCATGGACCTATCTTTTCAGCAAGAGTTATAATGTCATTGTAGAATGACTTAGGCTGATAGTTGCTGAACGGAAGTGCTGAACCGCGGTGGTATCCCATGCTACTCTCGTCGCATGTTCCCGAGAGAGTCACGCAGGAGATGTTCTCAGCATGCTTCATAGCTGCCGTAAAGATCTGAGGATAAAGCTTACCGTTAGTACCTGTGCTGTTGGTGATATCCAGCTCGGTTATCTGAATGTCAAGTCCCAGTGACTCAAACTGCTCTATAGCTGCTTCAAACTCACTTGCCGAAGGATAGCTTGAATCAAGGTGAGCCTGCATTCCGATACCGTCGATGTAGTCTCCCTCCTTCATGATCGTCTTGGCCATATTTATAAGATCATCTGTCTTAGCGCTCATATACTCGTTATAGTCGTTGAGGTAAAGCTTACAATCTGCGGGAGCATACCGCCTTGCATACTTGAATGCATTTACAACAAACTCTGAGTTACCTTCGCCATACACTTTTACCCACCTGGAGTTGCTTGCAGGTCTCATTCCACCGCCGTCGTTAACGAAGAGCTCGTTGCAGACGTCATAAGAATGGAGCTTGAGATTAGGATAATTGGTCTTGATCTGTGAGAATGTATTCTTTATCATGCTCTCAAGACGCTTGTCCATACGCTCTTTGGAAACAAATTCGTCATTGTCCGTGAACAGTGACTGCGGTGTCATGCTGTAATATACAAACGTATTTCCACGAACACCGATGCCGTTCTGCTCTGCGAACTTGAGTATTGCGCTTGCATTATTAAGGCTTATTTCTACTTCATCACCGTTTACGCCTGCAACGATAGAATCAGGCAGCATTTCGTGTTCACAGGTGATAGAGTTATAATTTTTCTTTATGAACTCCTGAGCCTGTGCCTTGCCGATTTCGTATCTGCCTACAAAAGTACCGAGACGGAAGTACGGTCCCATGTAATCCTTGAAGCCGTCGCCGCCCTTTTCGTATCTATAGTCAAGGTTCTGGTGAGCTCTTAAGTTAATATAACTGGTTGTTGTAGTAATCTCTGTATTAGTTGTGGTTGTTGTATCCTTAGTAGTAGTTGCAGTCTGAACTGTATTAATGCTTGATGAATAGCTCTCGGGAAGAGACTTGATAAGACCTAATAGGTACTTCTGGATAGCAGCTGCATCATTTGTTGTTATACCGCCGCCTGCTTCATAAACGTCTGCATTGTATCTTCCCTTATCTGAGAGCTGATATTTGTTTGGGTTAGCAAGAGACTGCATTATAATTACAGCATCACCCATATCAATACCGTCGTCGCAGTTAGCGTCTCCCCACTTCTCAACCTTTGAATCAAGAAGTTCTTTAAGCTCCAAAGGAACTGTTGCTGTTGCAGCAGGAGCTGTTGTTGTAGTGGTAGTTGTCGTGGTAGTTGAAGTTGCAGTAGTTGTATTTGCAGTCGCAGTTACAGGAGGAGCTATATTGTCAGCAAGAGCTATAATGTCATTGTAGAATGGTTTAGGCTGATAGTTGCTGAACGGAAGCTGTGACCTCCTCTCGTCATATCTCCAGAGGCTCTCGTCTGTTGTTCTCGAGAGGGTTACGCAGGAGATGTTCTTAGCGTGCTTCATAGCTACCGCAAAGATCTGAGGATAAAGCTTGTCATACGAACCTGTGCTGTTGGTGATATCCAGCTCGGTTATCTGAATGTCAAGTCCCAGTGACTCAAACTGCTCTATAGCTGCTTCAAACTCACTTGCCGAAGGATAGCTTGAATCAAGGTGAGCCTGCATTCCGATACCGTCGATGTAGTCCCCTTCCTTCATGATCGTCTTTGCCATAGTTATAAGGTCATCCGTCTTTGCACTCATATACTCGTTATAGTCGCTTAGGTAAAGCTTACAATCCTTAGGAGCATACTGTCTTGCATACTTGAATGCATTTACAACGAACTCTGTGTTTCCTTCACCGTATACTTTTGCCCAGTTAGAGTTGCTTGAAGGTCTCATTTCGCCGCCGTCGTTAACGAAGAGCTCGTTGCAGACGTCATAGGAATGGAGCTGTAAGTCAGGATAATCGGACTTTATCTGAGCGAAAGTGTTCTTTATCATGCTCTCAAGACGCTTGTTCATACGATCCTTGGAAACATATTCGTAATTGTCTTTAAAGAGGTAATTAGGTGTCTGGCCGTACCATACGAAGGTGTGTCCGCGAACACCGATACCGTTCTCCTCTGCGAACTTAAGGATATTATTTGCGCCGTAAAGGCTGATCTCTACTTCATCACCGTTTACGCTCTTAACGATAGAATCAGGCTTCATTTCGTTCATACAGGTGATCGAGTTATAATTTTTCTTGATGAACTCCTGAGCCACTGAGTTGTTAATTTCATTGCCCTGTACAGCAACCCCGAGGCGGAAGTACGGTCCCATGTAATCCTTGAATCCGTCGCCGCCCTTTTCGTACGTATAGTCAAGGTTCCTGCGGACTGGTACGCACTCAATGCAGCCTGCGTCCTCATAATTTGTGTCGTTTTCACCGTCTCCATTAACTCCGCCAAAGTCGTCTGAGTCAAATCCGTCTTGCTGATCCCCGTTGACATTATTGTCTTCAGGCTTAGGCCCGAAAACTGTGTCAAAAGAAATTCTCTTAACGTTAGCAGAACCTTCTGATTTGTAACCCTCAATGTTAAGGGAGACTTCATATAGTGTACCTGACATATCAAGACCAGCCTTTGACCATGCATCGAAATGCTTTGATACACTGACAGTCCCCGTCATATAGTTTGTGTTATTGTTCCTTGAACCGCTTGTCTGGCGTACGCTCCAGTACTGAGGGAACGTTGACGTACCGTCTAAATCAGGCTGGTTGTAGCGAATCGTCTTATAAATATCGTATGTATTTCCGTTAAGCTTTACAGTCCCCTTTTTTTCAGCACCGTCTCCCGGTGGACGCCAATCGCCCCAGCCTTCAACTATGTAGTATTGTACAGTAGGATTCCTTGTCCAGCCATATACACACATATACGAATCGCCTCTTGGTGCGTATTCAACGTCGTATGAAAGTGTGATACCACCTAAATCCTTGTAATTTTTCTTCTGGCTGTCAAAGTTCTTACCCATACGAGCAAGGAAGTTATCAATATTACTCCATGAGCAAGAAAAAGAGCCTGCGCCCGGTGTCATTGAAACCTGACCCTTACCGTCCTGATTCCACATTTCGTAATCGTATCCGCCTATGTTTCCGCGCATCTGTTGATCAGCAGCCTTAACAACTGTAGCCGCAGGCATACTTGCCGCAATCACTATTGCAGATATTGTACAGCTGAATACTCTTTTAATGCTTTTAAAATTCAATTAAATCACCCCTCATTACATATTTTTCATTTTTGTCTTATGTTTTTTTCTTCCTCTTCTAATTGATGCGGGATAAAATATCCCACAAATGCCGTTCTATATTACTCATAATATACAATATTTGCAAAGATTTGTAAAGACAATACGGTAAAATAAGCAATTAATGTTCAAAAAACAGCAAAAAACGGCTATTCCTTTATTTTAACATCTCCCATTTGCTTTTCAATCGAACCGCTTATCTCCAGACCATTCCCGAAAGCAAAATACAAAGGCAGCCGCTCTGCACCGACTGCCTTTGAAAGAAATATTCTGATTTGGAGAAATCTAAATCAGGTTCAGGATTTAGAAGAATAGCTCTCAGGAAGTGACTTGATAAGACCTAAGAGGTACTTCTGGATAGTATTGGCGTCATTTGCTGTAACACCGTCGCCTGCATCATAAACGTCTGCATTGGCTCTGCCCTGATCTGAAAGCTTATATTTATCGGGATTAGCCAGTGACTGCATTATAGCTACTGCATCGCTCATGTCGATACCGCCGTCGCCATTAGCGTCACCCCACTTGGAAACCTTTCCA
Coding sequences:
- a CDS encoding endo-1,4-beta-xylanase, giving the protein MNFKSIKRVFSCTISAIVIAASMPAATVVKAADQQMRGNIGGYDYEMWNQDGKGQVSMTPGAGSFSCSWSNIDNFLARMGKNFDSQKKNYKDLGGITLSYDVEYAPRGDSYMCVYGWTRNPTVQYYIVEGWGDWRPPGDGAEKKGTVKLNGNTYDIYKTIRYNQPDLDGTSTFPQYWSVRQTSGSRNNNTNYMTGTVSVSKHFDAWSKAGLDMSGTLYEVSLNIEGYKSEGSANVKRISFDTVFGPKPEDNNVNGDQQDGFDSDDFGGVNGDGENDTNYEDAGCIECVPVRRNLDYTYEKGGDGFKDYMGPYFRLGVAVQGNEINNSVAQEFIKKNYNSITCMNEMKPDSIVKSVNGDEVEISLYGANNILKFAEENGIGVRGHTFVWYGQTPNYLFKDNYEYVSKDRMNKRLESMIKNTFAQIKSDYPDLQLHSYDVCNELFVNDGGEMRPSSNSNWAKVYGEGNTEFVVNAFKYARQYAPKDCKLYLSDYNEYMSAKTDDLITMAKTIMKEGDYIDGIGMQAHLDSSYPSASEFEAAIEQFESLGLDIQITELDITNSTGSYDKLYPQIFAVAMKHAKNISCVTLSRTTDESLWRYDERRSQLPFSNYQPKPFYNDIIALADNIAPPVTATANTTTATSTTTTTTTTTTAPAATATVPLELKELLDSKVEKWGDANCDDGIDMGDAVIIMQSLANPNKYQLSDKGRYNADVYEAGGGITTNDAAAIQKYLLGLIKSLPESYSSSINTVQTATTTKDTTTTTNTEITTTTSYINLRAHQNLDYRYEKGGDGFKDYMGPYFRLGTFVGRYEIGKAQAQEFIKKNYNSITCEHEMLPDSIVAGVNGDEVEISLNNASAILKFAEQNGIGVRGNTFVYYSMTPQSLFTDNDEFVSKERMDKRLESMIKNTFSQIKTNYPNLKLHSYDVCNELFVNDGGGMRPASNSRWVKVYGEGNSEFVVNAFKYARRYAPADCKLYLNDYNEYMSAKTDDLINMAKTIMKEGDYIDGIGMQAHLDSSYPSASEFEAAIEQFESLGLDIQITELDITNSTGTNGKLYPQIFTAAMKHAENISCVTLSGTCDESSMGYHRGSALPFSNYQPKSFYNDIITLAEKIGP